In Oncorhynchus kisutch isolate 150728-3 linkage group LG7, Okis_V2, whole genome shotgun sequence, one DNA window encodes the following:
- the LOC109894256 gene encoding F-box only protein 30, whose product MEALHAHCMKCVNRRCMIRPETGVSCDLIGCPLVCGAVFHSCKVEEHHLLCPFERVPCLNTGFGCPFTIARLKMAEHLETCPASVVCCTMEWNRWPVSYSDRKSYEYLSNVEVVEQLDMALALQDQRMLLESLRVTTNTSNNGYNKPAVETNEKMADVVSSVPETAVSNRMVEMDEAAALTNGVIEMDDEESYISVHKKNLAATLDVLRSAKDVNLVNGIINGEKTERNGVLHNGENRDDDLKNVEMKESGTQLDCELGAVGGVSVDCGVGTGRQGDGSHWIELDELIKSSEEVEKDGMMGLAEVGRPPLSNGFHHTGDDHNHLRRRERMDLSRSPPRRSEVNRSSDFRPVMPYLSMPNIVAPREPSGPHPPPLPIHLPLPMPLPNLEPYNVLQHLPLEIEDRWLERKLQNLQVLRGMSVFTFNGRRAMMSDPYLFRAKMEDKSVDTSDLEVTDDPLGLHGIDLITAALLFCLGDSPGGRSISDSRFVDGYRVDFGTQTFSFPSAILATNTMVGDIASASACDHASPQLSNPSPFHTLRLDLVLECVARYQTKQRTMFTFVCGQLFRRDEFSSHFKNVHGDIHAGLNGWLEHRCPLAYYGCTYSQRRFCPSVQGSRIIHDRHLGSFGVQPGMPPRFGDKTLPRNACRFGSTCDHLSSLPFEVQQYVASFLDGFSLCQLSRVSRTMRDVCGSLLKSRGMVVLLWENTRRPDGSSSWQIQNKVWRFSTAFGTVNEWKFANIANMAEHLKKCKFNTITRRDEAIPLPCMCFTRELTKEGRSLRSVLKPVL is encoded by the exons ATGGAGGCGCTCCATGCCCACTGCATGAAGTGTGTAAACCGGAGGTGTATGATCCGCCCAGAGACTGGTGTGTCCTGTGATCTCATTGGCTGCCCTCTCGTCTGTGGAGCCGTCTTCCACTCCTGCAAAGTGGAGGAGCATCATTTACTATGCCCGTTTGAAAGAGTGCCTTGCCTCAACACTGGATTTGGGTGCCCTTTCACTATTGCTCGGCTCAAAATGGCTGAACACCTAGAGACGTGCCCGGCCAGTGTGGTGTGTTGCACCATGGAGTGGAACCGTTGGCCTGTGAGCTATTCAGACAGGAAGTCCTATGAGTACCTGAGCAATGTTGAAGTGGTGGAGCAGCTAGACATGGCCCTGGCTCTCCAAGATCAGAGGATGCTACTGGAGTCCCTCAGAGTCACCACCAACACGTCAAATAACGGATATAATAAACCAGCTGTGGAAACAAATGAAAAGATGGCTGATGTCGTGTCAAGTGTACCAGAGACTGCAGTTAGTAATAGAATGGTTGAAATGGATGAGGCTGCTGCTTTGACTAATGGGGTGATTGAAATGGATGATGAGGAGTCCTATATTTCGGTACACAAAAAGAACTTAGCAGCGACCTTGGATGTTCTCAGAAGTGCAAAGGACGTCAACTTGGTCAATGGAATTATAAATGGGGAAAAAACAGAGCGAAATGGGGTTCTCCATAATGGAGAGAACAGGGATGATGACTTGAAGAATGTAGAGATGAAGGAGAGTGGCACACAGTTGGACTGTGAGCTCGGAGCAGTGGGCGGAGTGTCCGTGGACTGTGGAGTCGgaacaggcagacagggagatggGAGCCACTGGATAGAGCTCGATGAACTAATCAAGTCTtcagaggaggtggagaaggacgGCATGATGGGTCTAGCAGAGGTGGGTCGTCCTCCTCTCAGTAACGGTTTCCACCATACAGGAGACGACCACAATCACTTGAGACGACGTGAGCGGATGGATCTGAGCAGATCTCCACCCAGACGCTCAGAAGTCAACAGGTCTTCAGACTTCAGGCCGGTGATGCCTTATCTCTCCATGCCTAATATAGTAGCACCACGGGAGCCCTCTGGGCCCCACCCTCCACCACTACCCATCCACCTGCCTCTtcccatgcctctccctaatcTGGAACCCTACAACGTGCTCCAGCACCTGCCCTTAGAGATCGAAGATAGGTGGCTGGAGAGGAAACTACAGAACCTCCAGGTGCTCCGAGGGATGAGTGTGTTTACGTTTAACGGGCGCAGGGCTATGATGTCTGATCCCTATTTGTTCAGAGCCAAAATGGAGGACAAATCAGTGGACACCTCAGACCTGGAGGTAACTGACGATCCATTGGGGCTCCATGGGATAGACCTGATCACGGCAGCGCTGCTTTTCTGCCTGGGTGATTCCCCCGGGGGCCGCAGCATCTCAGACAGCAGGTTTGTAGACGGTTATCGCGTCGACTTTGGTACCCAGACCTTCTCCTTCCCCTCGGCAATACTGGCCACTAACACCATGGTGGGGGACATCGCCTCAGCGTCGGCCTGTGATCACGCCAGCCCGCAGCTTTCCAACCCCAGCCCCTTCCACACTCTCAGACTGGACCTGGTGCTGGAGTGCGTGGCCCGCTACCAGACCAAGCAGCGCACCATGTTCACCTTTGTGTGTGGACAGCTGTTCCGCAGGGATGAGTTCTCCTCGCATTTCAAAAACGTTCACGGGGACATCCACGCCGGCCTGAACGGCTGGCTGGAGCACCGCTGTCCCCTGGCCTACTACGGCTGCACCTACTCCCAGAGACGCTTCTGTCCCTCTGTGCAGGGCTCCAGAATCATCCACGATAGACACCTGGGCTCGTTCGGGGTGCAGCCGGGTATGCCTCCCCGGTTCGGAGATAAAACTCTCCCCAGGAATGCCTGTCGGTTCGGCTCCACCTGCGACCACCTGAGCTCCCTGCCCTTCGAGGTGCAACAGTATGTGGCTAGTTTCCTGGATGGCTTCAGCCTGTGCCAGCTGTCCAGGGTCTCACGTACCATGAGGGATGTGTGTGGCAGCTTACTCAAGTCCAGAGGCATGGTGGTGCTTCTCTGGGAGAACACACGACGGCCAGATGGGTCTTCCTCATGGCAGATCCAAAACAAG GTGTGGCGATTCAGTACGGCTTTCGGTACGGTGAACGAGTGGAAGTTTGCCAACATCGCCAATATGGCCGAACATCTGAAGAAGTGCAAGTTTAACACCATCACCCGTCGGGACGAGGCAATCCCTCTGCCCTGCATGTGCTTCACCAGAGAGCTCACCAAAGAGGGACGCTCACTGCGCTCAGTCCTCAAGCCAGTATTATGA